Genomic DNA from Peribacillus simplex:
GTTTTGCAGCTGTCTAGTGAATGCTGCTCCTTGGTTACTCCATTTTGCCGTGTCATTGATGTTAATTTTCTTGTAACGTTCCATCAGCTCAAGAATCTTGTTATCCGTTTCTTTCAGCTTGTCATTGTAACGAACTACAGTAACATGCTGTGTCATCCACTCACCAAGTTCTTTGTGAAGGATGTACGCATTTTCGTTACCATCAAGAGACATGACTTCATTCCATTTCTCCTGTTCTTGTTTTTCGTACCCTTCATACAATGAAGAAGGAATGGATTCTGAAGTTTTATCAAGGCCTTCAATATATTTAACGGCATTCGGTCCAGCGACTGAACCACCATAGATTGCAGAAAGAAGTGAGTTCGCACCAAGACGGTTACCGCCATGTTGTGAGTAGTCACACTCACCTGCAGCGAATAAACCTTTGATGTTAGTCATTTGGTCATAATCCACCCAAAGTCCGCCCATAGAATAGTGAACGGCAGGGAAAATTTTCATTGGAACTTTACGAGGATCTTCACCCATGAATTTCTCGTAGATTTCAATGATTCCGCCAAGTTTTATATCAAGTAATTTAGGATCTTTATGTGATAGATCCAGGTAAACCATGTTTTCTCCATTTATGCCAAGCTTCATGTTCATACATACGTCGAAGATTTCACGAGTCGCGATATCACGAGGTACCAGATTTCCATAAGCAGGGTATTTTTCTTCAAGGAAATACCAAGGTTTTCCGTCTTTATATGTCCAGATACGTCCACCTTCACCACGAGCGGATTCACTCATCAGACGAAGTTTGTCATCTCCAGGGATTGCTGTCGGGTGAATTTGAATGAATTCACCATTTGCATAATTTACACCTTGTTGATAAACGATGGAAGCTGCTGATCCTGTATTGATCATTGAGTTAGTTGATTTACCGAAAATGATTCCAGGGCCGCCGCTCGCCATGATGACTGCGTCGCCAGGGAATGATTTGATTTCCATTGAAGTCAGGTTTTGAGCTACGATACCGCGTGCTGTTTGCTCATCATCGATAACAGCTCCAAGGAATTCCCAGCCTTCATATTTCGTTACAAGGCCTTCAACTTCATAACGGCGAACCTGCTCGTCCAATGCGTAAAGTAATTGCTGACCAGTTGTTGCACCAGCGAATGCTGTACGGCTATGTTGAGTACCACCGAAACGACGGAAATCAAGAAGACCTTCCGGAGTACGGTTGAACATTACACCCATACGGTCAAACATGTGGATGATCGATGGTGCTGCTTCGCACATCGCTTTAACCGGCGGTTGGTTAGCCAAGAAATCTCCGCCATAAACTGTATCGTCGAAGTGGATGTATGGAGAATCCCCTTCACCTTTTGTATTAACTGCCCCGTTGATTCCGCCTTGGGCACAAACTGAGTGAGAGCGTTTAACAGGCACTAAAGAAAATAAATCAACCTGTTGTCCCAGCTCTGCTGCTTTGATCGTAGCCATTAATCCAGCTAGACCTCCACCAACGATAACTATTTTACCTTTACCCAATTCTGTCACTCCCTTATTTCCATTAGCCAAGCTATGTTTTTCCTAATACTTATAAATGAACTCTATCTTCTTATACGAAAGCGAAAATTGCGCTGACTCCGATATAAGAAAGAAGAACGAAAACGATCAATGTAAAGTAAGTCATGATTCTTTGCGATCTTGGTGAAACTGTCAGACCCCAGCTCACAGCAAATGACCATAATCCATTAGCAAAGTGGAAGATTGCCGAGATTACACCAACAATATAGAACACAAGCATGAATGGACTGGAGAAAATATCTGCCATCATGTCAAAGTTAACTTCAGCACCCATAGCTGCTTGAATCCTTGTTGCCCATATATGCCAAACAAGGAAGATCAATGTTATGATTCCAGTTAGGCGTTGCAGCATGAACATCCAGTTACGGAAGAAACTAAATCTGCCTAAATTGTTTTTTGCTGTAAAGGCAATATAAATTCCGTACACAGCATGGAAAATGAGCGGTAGATAGATGACGACCCATTCTACCAAAATCTTCACGGGCGTAAACTCAATTAAATGAACTGCCCCATTAAAAGTTTCTTCTCCTTTTGTTGCCATAAAGTTTACCGATAAATGAAAAATTAGGAATAGACCAATTGGAATTACTCCTAGAAGTGAATGAAGCCTGCGATTCCCAAACTCACGATTCTTTGCCACTAAGTGCCCCCCCTTAATTTGTGAAAAATCATGCAAAGATAATCTGGTGGCTACCTTTTATCTCCGCGTGAAAATACAGTATAGAGTCAAAAAACTCCTCTATACTTCCTTTACAATTATGTGACATGTCCATTTTACTCCTGACTTCTATGTGCGTCAAGAAAACGGATACAAGAAATCTCTTTTTCAGAATAGATTTTATTGGATTAATTTGTCTATTTTTTATCTATCATGCATATATTTTGGAGAAATTACTCATTAATCTATTAATATCTCGCAATAATTTCTCATTTTTTTCCAATTGTTATTTAAATAAATAAAAAACAGTATAAATTGCAAAAGAAATGCGTTTATAATAGATTTACAGAAAGAGGCGATAAATTATGAAAAAAAATATTGCTGCTGCGATAGAAGAAGAGATTCATACTGAAGAAATTCAAACTGAAGAATTCAAAGTTCCAGCTTTCGGGTACGAATTAATCAGAGAAGTTCTATTGAACGATATTCTCGGAAAAGACTCAAATCAAATCCTCTATTGGGCAGGTAAACAATTAGCAAGAAAATTCCCATTGAAGGGCGATCAGGAAGTGATTGAATTTTTCCAAAGCGCCGGATGGGGCAATCTGGAAATCTTGAAGTATACGAAACACGAGATGGAATTATCCCTGACGGGTGAAATAATCAGCCGCCGCCTGGATTTACACCCTGATTGTCACTTCCAGCTTGAAGCCGGTTTCCTTGCCGAACAGTTCTCACTGCAAAAAAAATTCCTCAGCGAATCAACGGAAGAAATCAAACGCCGCGCAAAAAAAGTGATATTCACCATCCAATGGGATCCCAGAGATCCAATCTAATGAGCCCTTAAAACAGACTTACCCTTTTTACCGGAAGTCTGTTTTTTATTGGACTCCTGACACTTAAGCTAGCACATTTGCATGCTGACCAAGTTTAAATGCTTCATGAAGGGATTCAACCGCCTTCACCATTTCCTTTTCATTGACGACAGTCGAAACTTTAATTTCCGATGTGCTGACCATTTTCACCTGGATGCCTGTATTGGCCATCACCTCGAACATCTCGGCAGCCACTCCGGGATTGGATACCATACCAGATCCGACGATGGACACTTTGGCCAACCCGCTCTCCGTTTCGACCCGGTCGAATCCCAATTGTTCTTTATTATTTTCCAGCACGATCAAGGCCGCTTCCGTATCTTCACTTTTTGTGGAAAAAGATAGATTGGTTGTATCCTCGGCAGTCATGCTTTGAATGATGATGTCCACATTAATTTGGTTTTTCGCAAGTGTCGTGAAGATTGTGGATAATGCACCAAGTGATTGGGGCAAACCATAAATTGTGACCCTCGTAATACTGTCTTCAAAAGCAATGCCGCGTACAATTAAGTTTTCTTCCATAGTTGCTTCCTCCTCAATGATCGTTCCTGATTCTCTCTCCATGCTTGAACGGACTTCAAGCGGAATTTGATAATTTTTTGCATATTCGACAGCCCTTGGATGAAGGACGCCCGCCCCCAGGTTGGCAAGTTCCAGCATTTCATCGTAAGAAATGGATTGGAGTTTTCGCGCGCCTTTTATGTAGCGTGGATCCGTTGTGAAAACACCCGTTACATCCGTATAAATATCGCATCTATCCGCATTCAGCGCTGCGGCGATGGCAACCGCCGTCGTATCGGAACCGCCTCGCCCCAAGGTAGTGATTTCCCCATTTACATCGTTACCCTGGAAACCGGCCACGACCACTATTTTCTTCTCTTGAAGCTGAGCTTGGATCCTTGAAGCATCGATGTTTAAAATCCGGGCATTCCCATGAACGGATTCCGTTTGCATGCCAGCCTGCCAGCCAGTATACGAAATGGCTTCATGCCCTTCTTCAATCAATGCCATCGTTAACAGGGAAATCGTTACCTGTTCCCCAGTAGTCAATAGCATATCCATTTCCCTTTTGCTCGGGTTTCCGGAAATATCACGGGCCATGGAAACCAATTGGTCCGTTGTTTTCCCCATAGCTGAAACAACGACGACTACCTCATTTCCATTCTCAGCTTCCTCGATTACCCGATTGGCAACATTTTTGATTTTTTCTACGCTACCGACGGATGTTCCGCCAAATTTTTGAACGATTAATGCCATCCTCATGCACCCTCTCTACTTTTTAGGCAATAAAAAAAGCAATGAGAAATATCTCATTGCTGTGATCACATATCTAATACTGTAAACACAGTGAGATAGCTCTCCAGGGTATAAACCCTGACAATCCGCCATTTATTAAATGTCGGACCAGGAAAACAAGGTATGAGTCTTATCTTCCTTCGGCGTCATCCCCTTTCAAAACCTTTCATGGAAGCTCATACTTCTCCAGGTTTTTACTCTTGAATTCCGCACCTCTATCAGCACTTTTTAAGTTGTCTAGTTAAAAATTCCTTTTAATCATAGCATAGTGATTTATCGGTAGCAAGATTATTCTTGTAACTTTCTAACGATTCCCTCGGCTACCCCTTTTGGCATACCAGCTTCCATGATTTCCTCGACTGTTGCCTCTTTGATTTTTTTCAATGATCCAAAATGCCTTAATAATTGCTTCCTTCTTTTTTCCCCGACTCCTGGGATATCATCAAGCTGGGAGTGAACCGCATTTTTCCCGCGTAGCTGGCGATGAAAAGTAATCGCGAACCGATGCACTTCATCCTGAATTCTTTGCAATAGGTAAAATTCCTGGCTCCGTGAATCAAGAGGCACGATTTCAAGAGGATTTCCGATCATCAATTGCGATGTCCTATGCTTTTCATCCTTAATGAGGCCTGAAAGTGGAATCTCAAGGCCCAATTCATTTTCCAAAATATCCCGAACGGCTTCGACATGTCCCTTTCCGCCATCAATGATGATCAAGTCCGGAAGCGGCAGCCCTTCTTTCAATACTCGTGAATACCTTCTTCTGACCACTTCACGCATCGATTCATAATCATCGGGTCCCTGGACCGTCTTGATCTTATATTTTCGATACTCTCTTTTTTCCGGCTTCCCATCAATGAACACGACTAAAGCGGAAACAGGGTCACTTCCCTGGATATTGGAGTTATCGAAAGCTTCAATTCGATGCGGGGTGTAGATACCCAGTTGGTTCCCGAGGTTTTCCACCGCATTGATCGTTCTTTCTTCATCCCTTTCAATCAAAGAGAATTTTTCCTGAAGTGCGATGGAGGCATTTTTATTCGCCAATTTAAGCATGTCTTTTTTCGCCCCCCTTTTGGGGTGAATCGTTTTGACACCAAGCAGCCTTTCGGCCATTTCGGCATCCACTGATTCAGGCAGCAAGATTTCCTTTGGTTTAAAATGGTTCGTAATCTCGTAAAATTG
This window encodes:
- the sdhA gene encoding succinate dehydrogenase flavoprotein subunit; amino-acid sequence: MGKGKIVIVGGGLAGLMATIKAAELGQQVDLFSLVPVKRSHSVCAQGGINGAVNTKGEGDSPYIHFDDTVYGGDFLANQPPVKAMCEAAPSIIHMFDRMGVMFNRTPEGLLDFRRFGGTQHSRTAFAGATTGQQLLYALDEQVRRYEVEGLVTKYEGWEFLGAVIDDEQTARGIVAQNLTSMEIKSFPGDAVIMASGGPGIIFGKSTNSMINTGSAASIVYQQGVNYANGEFIQIHPTAIPGDDKLRLMSESARGEGGRIWTYKDGKPWYFLEEKYPAYGNLVPRDIATREIFDVCMNMKLGINGENMVYLDLSHKDPKLLDIKLGGIIEIYEKFMGEDPRKVPMKIFPAVHYSMGGLWVDYDQMTNIKGLFAAGECDYSQHGGNRLGANSLLSAIYGGSVAGPNAVKYIEGLDKTSESIPSSLYEGYEKQEQEKWNEVMSLDGNENAYILHKELGEWMTQHVTVVRYNDKLKETDNKILELMERYKKININDTAKWSNQGAAFTRQLQNMMQLARVITIGALNRDESRGAHYKPDFPERNDEEFMKTTMATFKGLDQAPEFHYEDIDVSLIAPRKRDYTTKH
- a CDS encoding succinate dehydrogenase cytochrome b558 subunit, whose amino-acid sequence is MAKNREFGNRRLHSLLGVIPIGLFLIFHLSVNFMATKGEETFNGAVHLIEFTPVKILVEWVVIYLPLIFHAVYGIYIAFTAKNNLGRFSFFRNWMFMLQRLTGIITLIFLVWHIWATRIQAAMGAEVNFDMMADIFSSPFMLVFYIVGVISAIFHFANGLWSFAVSWGLTVSPRSQRIMTYFTLIVFVLLSYIGVSAIFAFV
- a CDS encoding YslB family protein, with amino-acid sequence MKKNIAAAIEEEIHTEEIQTEEFKVPAFGYELIREVLLNDILGKDSNQILYWAGKQLARKFPLKGDQEVIEFFQSAGWGNLEILKYTKHEMELSLTGEIISRRLDLHPDCHFQLEAGFLAEQFSLQKKFLSESTEEIKRRAKKVIFTIQWDPRDPI
- a CDS encoding aspartate kinase, translating into MALIVQKFGGTSVGSVEKIKNVANRVIEEAENGNEVVVVVSAMGKTTDQLVSMARDISGNPSKREMDMLLTTGEQVTISLLTMALIEEGHEAISYTGWQAGMQTESVHGNARILNIDASRIQAQLQEKKIVVVAGFQGNDVNGEITTLGRGGSDTTAVAIAAALNADRCDIYTDVTGVFTTDPRYIKGARKLQSISYDEMLELANLGAGVLHPRAVEYAKNYQIPLEVRSSMERESGTIIEEEATMEENLIVRGIAFEDSITRVTIYGLPQSLGALSTIFTTLAKNQINVDIIIQSMTAEDTTNLSFSTKSEDTEAALIVLENNKEQLGFDRVETESGLAKVSIVGSGMVSNPGVAAEMFEVMANTGIQVKMVSTSEIKVSTVVNEKEMVKAVESLHEAFKLGQHANVLA
- the uvrC gene encoding excinuclease ABC subunit UvrC is translated as MNQQIKNKLALLPDQPGCYLMKDRQGTIIYVGKAKVLKNRVRSYFTGSHDGKTFRLVNEIEDFEYIVTSSNIEALILELNLIKKHDPKYNVMLKDDKTYPFIKLTAERHPRLIITRKVKKDKGKYFGPYPNAFAANETKKLLDRIYPLRKCNTLPDRVCLYYHLGQCLAPCVYEVEEQEYKKMVDDINRFLNGGHTEIKKELTEKMLVASEELDFERAKEFRDKIAHIDITMEKQKMMTTDFIDRDVFGFAYDKGWMCVQVFFVRQGKLIERDVSLFPVYDEPEQELLTFLGQFYEITNHFKPKEILLPESVDAEMAERLLGVKTIHPKRGAKKDMLKLANKNASIALQEKFSLIERDEERTINAVENLGNQLGIYTPHRIEAFDNSNIQGSDPVSALVVFIDGKPEKREYRKYKIKTVQGPDDYESMREVVRRRYSRVLKEGLPLPDLIIIDGGKGHVEAVRDILENELGLEIPLSGLIKDEKHRTSQLMIGNPLEIVPLDSRSQEFYLLQRIQDEVHRFAITFHRQLRGKNAVHSQLDDIPGVGEKRRKQLLRHFGSLKKIKEATVEEIMEAGMPKGVAEGIVRKLQE